A window of Xenopus laevis strain J_2021 chromosome 1L, Xenopus_laevis_v10.1, whole genome shotgun sequence genomic DNA:
cgttgaccttgtaggcattgtttgcccagtttttttggacgcagccactgaagcacagttgccataaaaaatatgccatataaatgctgaaaatagtaatttttcgccatacgttgaccttgtagacattgtttgcccagtttttttggttgcagccactgaagcacagttgccagaaaaaatatgccatataaatgctgaaaatagtcattttttgccatacgttgaccttgtaggcattgtttgcccagtttttttggtcgcagccactgaagcacagttgccagaaaaaatatgccatataaatgctgaaaatagtaattttttgccatatacgttgagtcaacgtatggcaaaaaatgactattttcagcatttatatggcatatttcttctggcctctgtgcttcagtggctgcggccaaaaaaactgggcaaacaatgcctacaaggtcaacgtatacactacaacagcggtggatacggattacgtaaaatatattatggctgcttgaaaaaagtcactccggtgttttttctggagacggtaatattatggatatttagacagaatgtgaacaaggtcacacagctagatggcgggttgaagaaaacagtgtgcaaataatgcctacagggcaaataatgcctaaaaggtcaacttatacactactacagcggtagtaaaataaaaaaaagtaaaataaaaaaaaaatgaattttaaaaaaaaaaattaaagttggtgctgctgaactactaggagcagcagattagcacaccagtcccactccccaacactgctagactaatagcactgggctcttataatagtagtagtagtagtaaaacaacaaaaaaataaataaaagcagtccttacaaggactactgttattgcagcagtcagcagatgagatcagaagcaggacagctgcccactgcagctacatacagagcactgcagtagaaggtagattactagccagcaaagctacctaagcttaaatgtccctcaaacccctgcagacttctgtccctccaataacagagcagtatcaaaacgattactagccagcaaactttcaactgtccctgaaatcactaacaggcagcagctctctccctacactatctcttcagcacacacaggcagagtgaaaaaacgctgcagggcttcggtttttatagggaaggggagtggtccaggggagagcttcctgattggctgccatgtacctgctggtctggggtgagagggcaaaaaaaagcgccaacaatggcgaacccaaaatggcgaacgtcgcgcgacgttcgcgaacttccggcgagcgcgaacacccgatgttcgcgcgaacaagttcgccggcgaacagttcgcgacatctctacccccCATATGACTTCCAGCAGCAGTTCAGTAAGCCTTGACTCTACGTTGGATTAGATGCTGCCATTTTTCAGCAGTAGCTTCAGTCCCTACTGAGCAACAaataatttgatacattagttgctggcaTCTTCCTGATGCTGCTGACAGATGCCCGTGTAACTATTGTATTGGGCTGTAACAGTTTAGATATTAAGGGATCAGGTTTACAGAGCTGCTATTGGCAAATAAATGGGGTTGGGAACTAAATGTAAACTTTTGAAAAAATGGGGTAAAAGGATAAAAAAGGcaaagcaattatatatataaaaaaaaaattttcttggtGATCTGTTTGAAAATAGTAAACTTCCTGTATGTgaacttagttcagttttattttagattgtaagctcttgtgtttccctgtatgtataatgtatacaCCCATGTATTATACAACggtgtgaaatatgttggtgttttattaataccagttatccagaaagcttcctattataggaaggtcatctcccataggctctattttaatcaaatatttacaatttttaaaaatgatttactttttctctgtacaggtatgagatccgtcatctggaaacctgtttctctgtacaggtatgagatccgtcatctggaaacctgttatctgcaaagctctgaattacggacattttttttaaaatcactttttttctctgtaacaataaaacagtaccttgtacttgatcccgaataagatataattaatccttattggaagcataaccagcctattgggtttttttaatgtttacgtgattttctggtataaagatccaaattatggaaagacccattaaccggaaaaccccagttcccaagcattctggataaccggttccatacctgtaataataaaacagaaccttgtactttatcctaagaaataatttattcctactggaggcaaaacaatcatatcaggtttaatttgtttacatttttttagtaaacttaagacATGGAGATCCAAAAGATGGAacgaccccttatccagaaaacgcaaggttcagagtattctggataacaggtgccaaaCCTGTAATAATCATAGGCTTCAAACTATCCAGTAACCGCTACTGATGTCCCTGCTATTACATACACTACTCTGGAATTCAGTCTGCCTTCTGTGATATCCTCCTCCCAGTGAGCTGCCATCTGGTCTGCCACCCCCACAATATGTTACTGCCATGCCCTTTAATCTGACAGCTCCCTTTATACACCCCCCCCTTCCATCCACACAACTATAAAGAGagccaaagagaaagagagaCGTACAAAGAGAGCTGAAACCTGTAGTGAATATTAGGAATGTTGTTGTTGTTTAATCCCAAATAAAATACCTAACGATACTACCTCTTCATTAAATTGTATTTGGGTAAGTGAATAGGTGAGCTTCTTCTGCTGTTTTCACAACTACAGGAAATTAAAATTTGCTATTCCCTTACATTCTCCCAGGTTGCACAGAAAGAAATATAGAGAGCAAAAATAAGGGGGGGATTAGTGAAATCACTGTATTAAGACTGCTACCAAACGCTGCTTCTTCATCTTCTAATAGGTAATGATTATAATGTATTTGAGAAGTCAAGTTGCTGCTTTGCTAATTTCTTCCAGAGAGATGATGTTTCAGCCCAAGAAGTTGTCCCAGCCCTTGTGGAGCATTCAGAAATCAGAATCATTGGAGAATCtcttcagtaacgtaactagaggggggcgggccctggtgcgggacacgcagccgggcccccttcCCCCCTCTGTACGCGATTTTCGGCCCGTATTTCagtggcgcgagctgccggggggtgcggaccctggtccactcgcaccccctgcacccccggtagttccaccactggatCTCTTCACTTCAGCTGGGTAACAGTAATTACAGCACTCATGACCCATCTTGCTATGATGGCAGCCTTTATATCTCTTCTTTTACTCCCATAAATGATCAAGAAATGTTTACAATCCAGCAATCGTTGTTTCTAAATATACAGTTCACCAGGCAGTCCAGAATCTGGGAGACCTGGTTCAGCCCATGCTCCAGTGTAACTGTTGGCAATAGTCCCTGTGCtcctgcagagagagagaaaaccaGAAGAGAACCGTGCTATGGATGCATCTGGTGTTTtcatgtatgtttaatgtatacacctatGTATTATACAACGCTGTATTATacaacactgtggaatatgtcGGCGTTTTaggaatacatgttaataataataccggTATGAGAGCCATTATCccgaaaccagttatccagaaagcttcgtaTTGTAGGAATGTCATCtcacagactctattttaatcaaatacttacaatttttacattttttctttctttttctcagtacaggtatggaatcggttatccggaaactcattatctggaaagctccgaattacagaaaggccggctcccatagactctattttatccaaatttttaaaaatgatttcctatttttctataataatggaacagtatcttgtacttgatccaaactaatctttgggtcttcttccggcgcttcggcaatttccgtgactttcggtgcatgtgcagttgtagtgaaacagaagattgctccaactagGGATGCGCTGTTAcgcagaagagaagaagatggcgaattcgaatgcactgaatccataccgaggggtaagtaaagacttaggggcatttcgcaaaggtaccacctaggctgggggggagtctacatagggtaggggggtatgggtttttattatcaaaggtttggttctcctttaagtgaaagtttagtatgttatagaatggcaatttctaagcaacttttcatttggtcttcattctttttttaatagattattaaaatattgaccttcttcttcagactctttccagctttcacatgggggtcactgatcccatctaaaaaacaaattctctgtaaggctacacatttattgttattgctactttgtattactcatttttctattccgaccctttcctattcatattccagtctcttattcaaatcaatgcatggttgctagggtaatttggcccctagcagccagattgctgaaattgcaaactggagagctgctgaaaaaaccacacaaataataaaaaatgaaaaccaattgcaaattgcctggaatatcactctctacatcatactaaaagttaactcaaaggtgaacaaccccttttaaaggagaaccaaacccttttatattaaaatcctgtatcctacatagaccccctccctgctcccccccagtctaggtgttaccctcggtaaatgcccctaactctttacttcccccctcgttgcagattcagtgtATCGGAGTACACGGgtgtcatcttcttctcttcagcaaTCTTCATGAAGTAAGCGCCGTATCTGCACATGGGCAGTTGGAGCAGACTTCGGGTTTATTAACAACTGCGCACACGCCGAAACTCACTTAAATTTCCAAAGCGCAGGAAGAaaacccgaagattaccgaaaagaagaagatggctttttataacatactaaaagttaacttaaagggatcctgtcatcagaaaacacgtttttttccaaaacatatcagttaatagtgctactccagttctgcactgaaatccatttctcaaaagagcaaacagatttttttatgttcaatttttaaatctgatatggggctagacattttgtcaatttcccagctgcccctggtcatgtgacttgtgcctgcactttaggagagaaatgctttctggcaggctgctgttcttccttctcaatgtaactgaaggagtctcagtgggacatgggtttttactattgagtgttgttcttagatctaccaggcagctgttatcttgtgttagggagctgttatctggttaccttcccattgttcttttgtttggctgctgggggggaaagggagggggtgatatcactccaacttgcattaaagagtgattgaagtttatcagagcacaagtcacatgacttggggcagctgggaaattgataatatgtctagccccatgtcagatttcaaaattgaatataaaaaaatctgtttgctcttttgtgaaattgatttcagtgcagaattctgctggagcagcactattaactgattcattttgaaaaatgtttttttcccatgacagtttccctttaaaacatgaaccacccctttaaaccccaCTCACAATGAGATCAGAGCAAGGACAGTTCACCTAAAGCTGAAGGCACTTTACTGGCAGACGGCAGTTGCTCAACACCTGACAGCTGAATTCACTGCTTCCCTTTGAATATGAGTGTTTGGATGAGTCTGGTCTGGTTTCTCTCAACAACCACAGTGCCAGGGGTGCAGAATCGCTCACAAGTCTCAAGAATTGTTGCGCTGGGCACTACCTTATGATTTGATACCCCCACATAGGGGTAAATGTGATTCCAAAACAGCTGTAAGAGATCAGGCGCGACACGCTTGTTTCCCCCTCAGAAACTTAGACATGCTTGTTTTCCTCTTAGAGTGGCGGCGCAGTGATTGGCAGATAAACGGGGCGCTTCCTTTTCCTCATTCTAATTGGACGTCAGCACTGTGACGCGTCAAACGCTCTTGAGTCTTATTGGCTAGGAATGTTTGTGAAGCCAGAGGCTCTTGGCAGTTGTGTGGGCGCTGCCCAAGGTGCTGAGTGCGTGACAGAGAGTCCCCCCAGCAACAGGCAGCGGCTAGAGAAAAGCTGCTCTCCGGCTGTGCGGGAGTCATGACCGCCTTGGATTGGTACGCGCATAAGGCCCTGGGGGACGGCGTTTTCTGGATCCAGGAGCGGTACTATGAATCGGGAAACCGAGCCAACATCTGGTTAGTTCGTGGCTCCCACCAGGACCTGGTAATTGATACGGGGCTGGGGCTGCGGAGCCTGCCGGACTACCTGTGCGCTTCCGGGCTGCTCCCTCACGGGCACGATGGGGGGTCGGGGCGGAGGCCTCTGATGGCGGTGGCAACTCACGTCCACTTCGATCACGCGGGAGGGCTGCACCAGTTCGGCCAAGTAGCGGTGCACAGGCAGGAGGCCGAGGCCCTGACCCGGGGAGATAACTTCGAGACAGTGACGTGGCTGTCGGACAGTGAGGTGGTGAAAGCCCCGAGCCCGGGCTGGAGCGCCAGTCAGTACAAGGTTCAGTCTGTGAAACCCACTCACGTCCTGGAAGACGGTAATCGCATTTGTACTGATACTAATCCACTGAGCTTTATCTGTTGTTCAACTGCAGCTCTCACCGTCTGACATGTACTTGTACATAGCTTTATATAGTGTCACTGATCTAGCACAGGCCTCCCAACCTTTGTCCCCTGCCTTCAGCCACatttacatgcagagaaattcATGCAAACATTTCCTAGGGAAGCCacatatgggctgtgattggcaattggaTACACACAGCCTACCAGGAGCTCTGATTACCTGTACAAATGGTTCtatgcaattaaaggagaaggaaacccttttgcaaacaCGGTGGTGTTGTACCCAAAGCTGCAGAGCCCTGTTTAGTTTAATGGCTACACTAGATGCAATGGGGCTTTATAGTTAGGCAGGAGTGCCCCAGAGGTCTCTGTTTTTCAGTAAGTGCCATGGAACCGTGTAAGAGGTATTTTACCCCATCCCCTCCATTGCTAAGGATAACTGTTGCACAGCCAAAGTTCTTTCCACAAAAagagatgtacagtatgtgttcatTGAGGGCCCAAGAAAGAGTGAAACCCAGACTCGTCACCCCAACTTCTATCCCCTCTATAAGTTCTTGTAGTGTGTCCATCCCTTCAGGGTCGGActccggggcccaccagggctaccggtccagggccccctctggcctCCCCTGCCTTTCCGACCCGTGGCACCCGGCTTGTGCACGACGCTTAATATGCGCCCAATTTTTTTACGGGGACCACCCTACAAAGGGAGGTCGCGGCATTACAGCGTGGCCCACAAgagccctgggcccaccgggttttttcccagtgtcccgccgtcccagtccgaccctgcattcCTTTATTATGTAAGCAAGTATTTTATTTACCTTACTGCCCTAAAATAAGAGCTAAAGCTGTCTTGGTAGGAAGCGGAATAGGTGTACATATGACTATCTGCATATTTTCCTATGGCCAGTAAGCAATTGGCAATACTTAATTTTGCCCTGCAGTGCAGGGGTGATAGGCCTGGATGTTGTAGAGTAATAGGGCCCCATATTTGCAGTAATGATATTTGACATGTACATGGAGTGTGATGCATAATTGTTATTTAATACAATTCTCATGTTTAGCTTAAGCCCCAGAATAAGGTTTAATATAGAATATATGATGCTGCCCAGTTATCCTTGCCACTGTCTACATTGAAATCAACATGAATGATGTTCAGCGAGAAATACAATACACTTGGGATCTCCAGCGTTCAGTCCTCCAGCATTTACTGACAGTAAAAATGTCAGTGTCTGCGGACATGGATCTGAATCCCTTAGCTCTCCAGCTGTTCCAGGACTACAGTTTTCAGCATGCAGGTCATAACAGGAGGTGCAGTTCTATATCAACTTCAGAGCCATCAATAATGCACCTAAGGTCTGTGTGAGTGATGTCAAGGGCATAAAACAAATTAGCTGTAATACGTTTTTATAGGGATCAACAGAGGATTAATTTTATTGGATTGTCACTTAAATAAATTTGCAACTTGGAAGAACTAGAGAAGTAATTTTCCTGTGCTGATGAAGGGTTTATCAGGCCTTTGCCAGTTCGATAGGTTGTAGTGAAAGAGCCGGAAGTGCAAGCAGTGTAAAAAAAGTAGTTTGGGATTTTGTATTTTGTCTTGCTcgctttttgtccaaatgaactAGCATTCTTACCTTCAGTTGTAAGGTAAAAGTCTTAATTTTTTGGAACTCAAAGAGGCATCATATGATCCTGATACTGGAAGCTTGTCTGCACCTTTAGCTCTAAAAGATTTGGAGGATTTGATTGGCAGTTACAGCAATCCACTAAGAAGTGTAGTGTTATCCtgtatctaaagctggccatagacacaaagatccgatcgttcgaatcatcgAACAATCAgacgtccccatctcccgacctgccactaaccttcagttaaAAAAGAACAGATAAGGCGATGTTAAACATGACAAGTTACCGGCCGCTCCATCTCCCTGCTGACGTCTTCTCATCTGACTGGCACCGGGGAGACTTTCTCTGCGTACCGGGACGCGTGTCTTCTACCGGAGGCCTAGTGAGGGGGTTTGTTAGAGGGCAGGATGGATGGCAGAGGGGATCCCACCACCATCCCTTCTATAAAAGAGCACAAGCTCAGTCATGGTAttctccatttttattttctaactatCACACGGGGCTGCAGGTAGGGTCGGGGGGAACAATAGGGGACGGGGAGAGACAGGGGACCCGACAGGGATGCAAGTGCGGCGCCCCCTAAAGACTTGCACCTAACCCAGCCCTCCTCTCATTCACTGCACTTCAACTACAGCTCTCTGCTTCAGCCGGCAattctcccactgaagatcgtcagattggcaatacacgcatagatattattggcagccaacagaaattttctaacctgtccgatcgacagaGTGACCCATCTGCATGGCACGACAGAtctcgggacactccacacacgattccgaatcggatctttgcatctatggccagctaaagggtaggactacatggacgtttccAGTgcaatccgacacgctgcgacaagtcgcatgcgacagaaataaggcaagagatagaaatgtcggatgaagtcgaaGTGTTGTTCCGACACAACACCACTGTCGGATGtagatgctgcgtctgcatccgacagtcgtgccgtGTCAGATCAACGATGCAACTTCATTCTATCTCTTGCCCTATTTCTGTCGCAGGCATTTTGTCGGATCccaccgaaaacgtccatgtagtcctaccctaagggtaTACAAAATATGTCAGGCAATCCCCTTTACCACCCAAAAATTCATTTAGAATCCAATTTGTATTGGATTAAAACCACACTTTTATATTGTAAGAAGAAATTGAATGGGATCATGAACACAgctgggtgtgattgggcagacACACCTAAAATGCAGTATGTAAGACTCTACTTATCATATTATGACTTGTATTCTGTTTTGATGCAGTGATCAGCACATTTTCCAGGAAGCTTTCATACAATGAGACATTAGCAGACGATACACCAGAGGATCACTAAGCACTTCGCTTACATTACATGATGCACTTTTCTGCAACAGGATCTTTTAATCATTGATGGATTTACCCGATATTATTCTGGTGATGAACTGGTGCCAGTGATGCCCATTTCATACACTTTTTCCCACAGCTTTCTGTCAGTTGTTAGTGcagtaaaatgtaaaagtgtTTAAAGCAAGTGTTGGCATTgattgaataattaaaaaaaaaagctgagtttATAAGTGTCACTAGTAACCAACAgcatatatccttataaatacacaaagccatgaatatcttgtaaatgatatctttataaacgtcatcagttataaacggtgagtagtgatgtcatttttgtcacatggctcactaaaacttgtgtattattataaatcgagtaccccttgttggaaaatatgaggatattagaagtaatttaggagttccatgaactgtataaaagccttcggccttgtgtttttatatggtcatggaactgtatccttatattttacaatagggggtactttattcactattgcAGAGCAAAGAGTCCATTACAATTGTGCATTTCCCATGATCATGCTACTAGTAATGGGTGATGTAGGACCTGTTTTTGCACTTAGCACCTTGTCCAAGAAAAGTGGAGTGAGCCCAAAACTGAAGTTCATGCAAGTGAAATAGGTAAAAAACACACCAGCTGTGTTACATTGTTCTAAAAATACCACTATACACAAATAAAGAGTTACATTGCCTAACAGAATATTGAGAGTGAAGGTCCAGTTGTACAGGCCAGTGGGAATCAGGTGCATCTTGGCATAGGTCAGTTTTAATTGAAGCAGAATTTAATATAAAGTCAGACGTGTTTACCAACCAAAAAATCGCTCAGAACTAGGCACTCCATAACACACCAAAAGCCaacccaaaggtgaaccaccactttttaCTCCTACAGAGCacaaagggaaagttcaccaatttttgcccaataaaagaaaatacaggtattggacctgttatccagaatgcttgggacctggggttttccagat
This region includes:
- the mblac2.L gene encoding metallo-beta-lactamase domain-containing protein 2; its protein translation is MTALDWYAHKALGDGVFWIQERYYESGNRANIWLVRGSHQDLVIDTGLGLRSLPDYLCASGLLPHGHDGGSGRRPLMAVATHVHFDHAGGLHQFGQVAVHRQEAEALTRGDNFETVTWLSDSEVVKAPSPGWSASQYKVQSVKPTHVLEDGDIISLGDRQLTVLHMPGHSRGSICLHDRDRKILFSGDVAYDGSMIDWLPYSSIPEYVQSCERLKELVDRGLVEKVLPGHFNTFGAERLHRLASNYISNAGVCHKVSTCAVRSFASLALRVTNSRRT